The genomic stretch GATGCCATCGCCCTGGCTCTGCGCACCGGCAGCGGCATCTGGATGCTGGAGGAGGTGGTGGCCGATGCCTCGATCCCTGTGGATTCCGAAGCCGATGCCGAGGAGAAAGCCGATTTCCGCCGCTTTCTCGACCAGGTGAGCCCCGCCGAGCTGATCCGCAACCTCGGCAGGGCCCAGCGTCAGGACAGCCCTGAGGGCGGTGACGACGAGTCAGGCCCGGATGATGCGGGCGACAGTCCCGCCAACGGACCGATGGATGAACCACCAGCCCCCTCCTCCAGCAACGCCTGAGGTCGTTGGGGCGTCCGAGCGTCGCCCGTTCGGCACGGGCCCCGAGGTCTCCCTGTTCAGCCTGGGGACGATGCGGGCCCTCGGCAGCCCCGAGCAGATGCTGGAGGTGCTCGAGGCAGCACTGGATGCGGGCATCAACCACGTCGAGACGGCCCCCTCCTACGGTCCAGCCGAGGCCTACCTGGGTCAGGCCCTGGCCCGGATCGGTGCCCGCCGCCCCCGGGACCACGCCGATCTGGTGCTCACCAGCAAGATCCTTCCCGGTGCCTCCCTCGAGATCGGCCAGACCCAGCTGCTCGCGAGTCTGGAGCGGCTGGGGACAGGCCGCCTCGACAACCTCGCGGTGCATGGACTCAACAGGCCCGAGCACCTGGACTGGGCCCTTCATGGGGCAGGGGCCAGGCTGCTGGAGTGGGTCCTGGCACAGGGGCTCGTTGGTCAGGTTGGTTTCAGCAGCCATGGTTCCACTCCCCTGATCGAGCAGGCCCTGGCCAGCGGGCGGTTCAGCTTCTGCAGTCTTCACCTCCATCTCTTCGATCAGGAGAGGCTGCCGCTGGCCCGGCGGGCCCTGGCCGGGGGGCTGGGAGTCCTGGCCATTTCACCGGCTGACAAAGGAGGTCGCCTCTACGACCCACCGGCGCAACTGACCGCCGACTGCGCACCCCTGGAGCCCCTGCGGCTGGCCTACCGGTTCCTGCTGGCCCAGGGAATCAGCAGCCTCACTCTCGGGGCCGAACGACGGCAGGATCTGGAACTCGCCGCACAGCTCAGGGCCGCTGCCGGCCCCCTGGACAACCAGGAACTCCTTGCCCTCGGACGCCTGGAGGCCAGCGGCCGTGCCCGCCTGGGCGCCGAGCGCTGCGGCCAGTGCCGGGCCTGCCTGCCCTGTCCGAGCGGCGTACCGATCCCCGAGCTGCTGCGGCTGCGCAATCTGGCCCTGGGCCATGGAATGGAGACCTTCGCCCGGGAGCGTTACAACCTGATCGGCAGGGCTGGCCACTGGTGGGAAGCGCTCGATGCCCGTGCCTGTCGATCCTGCGCCGCCTGTCTGCCCCGCTGTCCCCATGGGCTGGAGATCCCCGTCCTGCTGGCTGACACCCATCGGCGCCTGGCGGCGGCCCCACGGCGCCGGCTCTGGGGCTAGGGCAGGGAGGAGCCGCTCCGGTCCCAGAGCGACTGCAGCTGGCGACGCTGGTCCTCCGCCAGCGGCGGCAGGGAGGTGCAGCGCGCCAGCACGGCTGGCGGCGGATAGAGCAGGGCGGCCACCGCGGGTGGCCAGCTGGAGAGGGCCTCAGCCAGGAGCTCCCGGCGCAGAGGCGGCACCCAGCCGGCTGCCAGCAGGCGGCTGAGCAGGGGCTTCTCGCGGGCCTCCAGCAACCATCTCAGCGGCGGGACGTCCCGGGTCTGGGACGGGCGCAGCAGCAGGTTCCACCAGAGAGCTGACCCGCTGGCGGGCAGCAGGGCGGTCAGGCGGGTGTCGCTGCGCAGCAGCGGCAGGACCCTCTGGCTGGGGAGCACGGCGGCCTCCACCCGGCCGGAGAGCAACAGGTTGAGGCCATCGCGGTCGTCGAAGGCGGCGGCCTGGCCGCGCAGACGGCTGAGCTGAGCGCCCAGGCGGGGGTCCCCGAAGCTGGCGGGATCGCCCGGAGGCAACCCCAGCTGGCGCAGGCCCAGATCCATCACCAGCCGGGGTGAGGAAGGCAGCAGCAGCTCTCCCCGCAGGCTGGGATCCAGCATCAGTGACCAGCCCTCGGCCGCCCGGGCCACCAGGTCACGGCGGTTGCGCAGCACCAGCAACCAGGTGCCGAAGGCCCAGGGATAGGCGAGGGCCGGGGCCGGCTCAGGGCGAAACAGGCGAGTGAGCGGCTGGGCCTCGGGCGCCAGCCCCTCCCACAGCTCAGCGGCTGCAGGGGAGGCCGCCGACACGAACGGCTGCCAGGCCGTGGCCTCGCTCGCATCCAGCCAGCCGTCCCCCAGCTGGACCAGGGCAGCAGAGCGGGCCGACAGCACCGCTGCGGGGTCATCCACGGGCATGGCCCGCCAGGGATCGGGCAGGCGCTTCGCCCAGGCAGCGGGCAACTCTCCGCGCCCGTAGACCAGCTGCACCGCTGAACCCCTGCTGCAGCCCCCCAGCAGGCCCAGGCCTGCCAGGGCGGAGAGCTGCAGCAGCCTGCGGCGGCTCATGGAGCAGCTGAGGGGGCGGGGATCGGCCTGCATGGCTGGACCCTAGGAGGCGATCAGGAGCCCTCCCGCATCCGCTCCATGGCCTGATCACAGGCGGCAGCCAACGCCCCGGTGGAGCGGCCGCTCAGCTCCCAGAGCAGGGCGAGACCGCCAGCCCCCACCCCTTCCTTGACGTAGCCCCGCTCGTAGTCGCGCAGGGCGGCACTGCGGCAGTGATCAAAGCGGAGGGAGCTGGCAAAGGCCATCGGCTTCACTCCCCAGCGCTCCCCGAGGCGTTCCAGCAGCAGGCTCAGGTCGCTGCCGGGTTCCTCGGCCACCCAGGCGGTGGTGGCGAGGGCCCCGTGTTCCGCCAGACAGGTGCGCTGGTGGGCCGGCGCCAGGGCCAGAGCCAGGGCCAGCACGGCGGCCATCTGGCTGCCACCGGCCAGCAGCACCGGCACCCGCCGGCCTGCGGCCCCCAGCAGCACCCCCGCCGCCAGCGCCTGCATCGGGTCCCCCACGGCCGCCAGCACCGCCACGGGATCCAGGGCCAGGGATGGACCTGGACCCGTTGCAGCCGCCACTGCCGCCAGCCCCCGAGCCGTGAGCTCGCTCTTGAGTGCATGGGCCGGCAGACGCAGACTGCCGCTCACCAGGCCCGCAGCCTCCACCCCAAGGCCGGTGAGCACCGCCTGGGCCGTGCTGGTGCCCCCAGGCACGCATTCGGCGATCAACACGGGGGGAGGCTCACCGGTCGCGCTGTCGTGGCGCGCCGCAGCCCAGCGGGCAGCCCAGCGCTGGCCCAGGCGCAACAGCCGCTCCACCCGTTGCCGAGGCATCGCCGCACCGCTGCTGAGGCAGCGGGCCGGTGTGCCGCCCAGGCGCAGATGGGGCACCTCCGGGGCCACTGCGCAGCCCAGGTCGGCCACCAGGGGCGCCAGGGCCAGCTCCCTGCAGACCACATGGGAAATCAGGGCCGGGCTGACCCCGGCAGGCAGCGGCGGCAGGGCATGGGGGCGCTGCCCTGACGGACCGAGCAGGAGCAGCTCGGCGTCGGCTGCGGCGGTGCCCAGCCGCACCTCAGGGGTGGCTCCGGCCGCGGAGATTCCCGGCACCGCCGCAGTGTCGGTCCCGGCGAGCAGCACCAGCACCTGACTGGCGGGCCAGTCGCGCGCCAGGCGTTCGCACCAGCGTCGGGCCTGGTCGGGGTCACCGCAGAGGCTGATCAAGGGGAATCAGAGGGGATCGAGCGCCACCAGGGAACGCAACAGAGGCGGCGGTTCACTGATCGGGGCCTGCAGCCGGGGAAAGATCCAGTACGCCACAGCATGCAGGGCGAGAACGTAGATCAGGTTCTGCACCAGCACCAGCACCAGAGCCATCAGCTGCACCTGCAGCAGGTCAGGGCCGACTCCAAGGTTGAGCACTGAGCTGAGTCGCTCGAGGACGCCGGCGGCGGCGGCGGTGATCAGCACCCAGAGATTCTCCCCCAGCAGCACGGAGAGCACGGCGACCCGCACCAGAAAGCCGGCACTGCCGATCAGCAGGCCCACGCCCCAGGTGAGCCACCAGCTGCGGCGTGCACCCCAGCCCCAGCCCAGCCACAGGGCCAGCAGTCCGTAGGGGAACAGCACCAGGGGGCCCCGGATCGGGCCCATCAGCGCCACCAGCAGCAGAGACGCCACCACCGCCCCCTCCCAGCCGGGCCTCCAGCCCTGACGCACCTGGAGCAGGGCCAGAGGCAGGGGCAGGGCGAGGCGGAACAGGGCTCCGCCCACGGGCAGGTAGTAGAGCCCTGCCCAGAGCAGGGCGGTGGCGGAGGCCAGATAGGCGGTTTCCACCAGCTGACGGGCCTGGCGGCGGCTGAGGCTGGTGTTGGGAGACGACGGAGGCACCACAGCGGAACTCAGCGGGGGGCCGGGGCGGGGCTGGAGGCTGGGGCGGCGGGGCTGGTGCCTGCGGCAGCGGCGGAGCGGCCCCCATCGGCGGGCATCCGCTCGATCGTCTCCACTTCGAAGCTCACCCCAGCGGCCCGCAGGGCCTCGGTGACCGCCTCGGCGGGGGCGGAGGGGTCAGCCCCAGGCAGCTTGATGGTGATCCGGTAGGCGGCGGAGCCGGCGGTCGGCTTGACGGGCCTGGAGGCGACAGCCCCATCAGG from Synechococcus sp. CBW1107 encodes the following:
- a CDS encoding DUF2232 domain-containing protein, yielding MPPSSPNTSLSRRQARQLVETAYLASATALLWAGLYYLPVGGALFRLALPLPLALLQVRQGWRPGWEGAVVASLLLVALMGPIRGPLVLFPYGLLALWLGWGWGARRSWWLTWGVGLLIGSAGFLVRVAVLSVLLGENLWVLITAAAAGVLERLSSVLNLGVGPDLLQVQLMALVLVLVQNLIYVLALHAVAYWIFPRLQAPISEPPPLLRSLVALDPL
- a CDS encoding nicotinate-nucleotide--dimethylbenzimidazole phosphoribosyltransferase; protein product: MISLCGDPDQARRWCERLARDWPASQVLVLLAGTDTAAVPGISAAGATPEVRLGTAAADAELLLLGPSGQRPHALPPLPAGVSPALISHVVCRELALAPLVADLGCAVAPEVPHLRLGGTPARCLSSGAAMPRQRVERLLRLGQRWAARWAAARHDSATGEPPPVLIAECVPGGTSTAQAVLTGLGVEAAGLVSGSLRLPAHALKSELTARGLAAVAAATGPGPSLALDPVAVLAAVGDPMQALAAGVLLGAAGRRVPVLLAGGSQMAAVLALALALAPAHQRTCLAEHGALATTAWVAEEPGSDLSLLLERLGERWGVKPMAFASSLRFDHCRSAALRDYERGYVKEGVGAGGLALLWELSGRSTGALAAACDQAMERMREGS
- a CDS encoding aldo/keto reductase, which codes for MNHQPPPPATPEVVGASERRPFGTGPEVSLFSLGTMRALGSPEQMLEVLEAALDAGINHVETAPSYGPAEAYLGQALARIGARRPRDHADLVLTSKILPGASLEIGQTQLLASLERLGTGRLDNLAVHGLNRPEHLDWALHGAGARLLEWVLAQGLVGQVGFSSHGSTPLIEQALASGRFSFCSLHLHLFDQERLPLARRALAGGLGVLAISPADKGGRLYDPPAQLTADCAPLEPLRLAYRFLLAQGISSLTLGAERRQDLELAAQLRAAAGPLDNQELLALGRLEASGRARLGAERCGQCRACLPCPSGVPIPELLRLRNLALGHGMETFARERYNLIGRAGHWWEALDARACRSCAACLPRCPHGLEIPVLLADTHRRLAAAPRRRLWG